The Chryseobacterium sp. 52 genome includes a region encoding these proteins:
- a CDS encoding serine hydrolase domain-containing protein, translated as MILKKLFFVAATGASCMMFSQSAHKEKLMNFIDSLSVHHKVMGSFAFSEKDQPAFLKVTGFSDASKQQKANINTQYRIGSISKTFTAVLVMKAVEEKKLALDTKLSGFYPDIENADKITIENLLQHRSGIHNLTDEDEYLTYYTKPHTEESLASIIKKYKSDFSPGTQYEYSNSNYILLGFILEKVYQKSYAELIRKKIAGPLKLKLTQVGGKIDPSKNQALSYQYVNRNYQLSPETDMSIPVGAGNLISTPTELLKFIIALENGKLVSKSSLNQMKNFKDSYGYGIAQVPFENYSGYGHNGGIDQFRSILYYFPELKTGISFITNQSDYDNNDISIKMMQTVVGKDFKMPNFKEISVAEEILKKYEGLYKAEGFPLDIKIFSEEGKLMGQATGQGAFPLEAVSENEFKFETAGIRMKFNAEKGTLDFSQGANNFTFKKQ; from the coding sequence ATGATTCTTAAGAAACTGTTTTTTGTTGCAGCAACCGGTGCTTCCTGTATGATGTTTTCTCAAAGTGCGCACAAAGAGAAATTAATGAATTTTATTGACTCTCTTTCTGTCCATCATAAAGTAATGGGGAGTTTTGCTTTCTCTGAAAAAGATCAGCCTGCTTTTTTAAAAGTCACCGGATTCTCTGATGCATCCAAACAGCAGAAAGCCAATATCAATACACAATACCGTATAGGTTCCATATCCAAAACATTTACGGCAGTGCTTGTCATGAAAGCTGTTGAAGAAAAAAAGCTTGCTCTGGATACAAAACTTTCCGGCTTCTATCCCGATATAGAAAATGCGGATAAAATAACCATCGAAAACCTTTTACAGCATAGAAGTGGGATTCATAATCTGACGGACGAAGATGAATACTTAACCTATTATACAAAGCCTCACACGGAAGAATCTTTGGCTTCAATCATAAAAAAATATAAAAGTGATTTTTCTCCGGGAACACAATATGAATACAGCAATTCAAACTATATTCTGTTAGGTTTTATTTTAGAAAAGGTCTATCAGAAAAGCTATGCAGAGCTGATCCGGAAAAAAATTGCCGGTCCATTAAAATTAAAATTGACCCAGGTGGGCGGGAAAATTGACCCTTCAAAAAATCAGGCACTTTCCTACCAATATGTCAACAGAAATTACCAGCTCTCTCCGGAAACCGATATGAGCATTCCGGTGGGTGCGGGAAACCTTATTTCTACCCCTACAGAACTTCTGAAGTTTATCATTGCTCTTGAGAATGGAAAACTGGTCAGCAAAAGCAGTCTTAACCAGATGAAAAATTTTAAGGACAGCTATGGGTACGGTATTGCACAAGTACCTTTTGAAAACTATTCCGGGTACGGACATAATGGGGGAATTGATCAGTTTCGCTCCATACTGTACTATTTTCCCGAACTGAAAACGGGAATCAGCTTTATTACCAACCAGTCGGATTATGATAACAATGATATTTCGATTAAAATGATGCAGACAGTCGTTGGTAAGGATTTTAAAATGCCTAATTTTAAAGAAATTTCAGTAGCAGAAGAAATACTGAAAAAATATGAAGGACTTTACAAAGCGGAAGGCTTTCCTTTGGATATAAAGATATTCTCAGAAGAAGGAAAACTGATGGGCCAGGCAACAGGGCAGGGAGCATTTCCTTTGGAGGCAGTTTCTGAAAATGAATTCAAATTTGAAACAGCAGGGATCAGAATGAAATTCAATGCTGAAAAAGGAACCTTGGATTTTTCACAGGGAGCTAATAATTTTACCTTTAAGAAACAATAA
- a CDS encoding thymidylate synthase: MQNYLDLLQHILDNGTDKTDRTGTGTRSVFGYQLRYDLSKGFPMVTTKKVHLKSIIYELLWFLKGDTNVKYLNDNGVSIWDEWADENGDLGPVYGAQWRSWQGANGKIVDQITEVIDQINKNPDSRRLIVSAWNAAEIPNMALAPCHALFQFYVADGKLSLQLYQRSADVFLGVPFNIASYALLLMMVAQVCDLEVGDYVHSFGDVHIYNNHFEQVNRQLSRETRPLPVMKLNPEIKDIFNFTFEDFTLENYDPHPGIKAPVAI, from the coding sequence ATGCAAAATTACTTAGACCTTTTACAGCATATTCTGGATAATGGAACGGATAAAACGGATAGAACCGGAACGGGAACCAGAAGTGTTTTCGGGTATCAGCTTAGGTATGACCTGTCCAAAGGTTTTCCTATGGTGACAACCAAAAAGGTGCATTTGAAATCTATTATTTATGAATTGCTTTGGTTCTTGAAAGGCGATACCAATGTCAAATATCTTAATGACAACGGAGTGAGCATCTGGGACGAATGGGCAGATGAAAACGGAGATTTAGGTCCTGTTTACGGGGCACAGTGGAGAAGCTGGCAGGGAGCTAACGGAAAAATTGTTGATCAGATCACCGAAGTAATCGATCAGATCAATAAAAACCCGGACTCCAGAAGACTGATCGTTTCTGCATGGAATGCCGCAGAAATTCCGAATATGGCACTTGCACCATGTCACGCATTATTTCAGTTCTATGTAGCAGACGGAAAACTCTCGCTGCAGCTCTACCAGAGAAGTGCTGATGTCTTTTTGGGCGTGCCGTTCAATATCGCAAGCTATGCATTGCTGTTGATGATGGTGGCACAGGTATGTGATCTGGAAGTAGGAGATTATGTTCACAGTTTCGGAGACGTTCATATTTACAACAACCATTTTGAGCAGGTGAACAGACAGCTTTCAAGAGAAACAAGACCACTTCCTGTAATGAAACTGAATCCTGAGATCAAAGATATTTTTAACTTCACTTTTGAAGATTTTACCCTTGAAAATTACGATCCGCATCCGGGGATTAAAGCTCCGGTAGCGATATAA